Proteins found in one Panicum hallii strain FIL2 chromosome 4, PHallii_v3.1, whole genome shotgun sequence genomic segment:
- the LOC112889065 gene encoding uncharacterized protein LOC112889065 — translation MSKLAAAGGGPPGWADLPRDLLESVLGRLPVPDRLRFPAVCTAWQSASGAPGSAAPLSPWLMLPFNPTARRGGGGGGDAKFSEARFLSLAEGRAYAIRQPAPAASHRLCVGSSPDGWLVTADARSELQLLNPVTGAQVHLPPVTTLPFVDASRGADGRVASYDLRCCFTDDGCELIPPETLAPDRLRYEVYEKAVIVSAPRRAAPSGPWGGYAVLLICQPLSRLAVARAGDTEWTLLDTPARCWVDAVRAAIADGPTQRRAVYTMDAAGRVEAWDMDATPAASREIAPPCCCSARACAMSAACRRYLVELAPGHLLQVHRVRGAAHARYTWEPLPERVEYTTTNVELFEWKAGAGAAAADARDLPRWTQVDCKSSSRVLGGRALFLGKSTSLCVPVDGGGCCPGLRGNCVYFTDDGPWSHERCHEVAPDVGVLDLADGSYRPPRGAARDLIWKWPPPVWVFPSLAD, via the coding sequence ATGAgcaagctcgccgccgccggcggggggCCGCCGGGCTGGGCGGACCTCCCGCGCGACCTCCTCGAGTCCGTCCTCGGCCGCCTCCCCGTGCCGGACCGCCTCCGCTTCCCCGCCGTCTGTACCGCGTGGCAGTCGGCCTCCGGCGCTCCTGGCAGCGCCGCGCCGCTGTCCCCGTGGCTCATGCTCCCCTTCAACCCGaccgcgcggcggggcggcggtggcggcggcgacgccaAGTTCTCGGAGGCGCGGTTCCTGAGCCTGGCGGAGGGCAGGGCGTACGCCATCCGGCAGCCGGCGCCCGCCGCCTCGCACCGTCTCTGCGTCGGCTCGTCGCCCGACGGGTGGCTCGTCACCGCCGACGCCCGCTCGGAGCTGCAACTCCTGAACCCGGTCACCGGCGCGCAGGTCCATCTGCCACCCGTCACCACGCTCCCGTTCGTCGACGCCAGCCGCGGCGCGGACGGCCGCGTCGCGAGCTACGACCTCCGGTGCTGCTTCACCGACGACGGCTGCGAACTGATCCCGCCGGAGACGCTCGCGCCGGACAGGCTCCGGTACGAGGTCTACGAGAAGGCCGTCATCGTGTCCGCGCCGCGGAGGGCTGCGCCGTCGGGGCCCTGGGGCGGCTACGCCGTGCTGCTCATCTGCCAGCCCCTGTcccgcctcgccgtcgcccgGGCAGGGGACACGGAGTGGACTCTGCTCGACACGCCCGCGCGCTGCTGGGTCGACGCCGTTCGCGCGGCCATCGCTGATGGGCCGACGCAACGGCGAGCGGTGTACACGATGGACGCCGCGGGGCGCGTCGAGGCGTGGGACATGGACGCGACGCCGGCGGCGTCCAGGGAGATCGCGCCGCCGTGCTGCTGCTCGGCACGCGCGTGCGCCATGTCGGCGGCGTGCCGCAGGTACCTCGTGGAGCTCGCGCCGGGGCACCTGCTCCAGGTGCACCGGgtccgcggcgcggcgcacgcgcgGTACACCTGGGAGCCTCTGCCGGAACGCGTCGAGTACACGACGACCAACGTCGAGCTCTTCGAGTGgaaggccggcgccggcgccgccgccgctgatgCAAGGGACCTTCCCCGGTGGACGCAGGTGGACTGCAAGAGCAGCAGCCGCGTCCTGGGCGGGCGCGCGCTGTTCCTGGGGAAGAGCACGTCGCTGTGCGTCCCGGTGGATggcggcggctgctgccccGGGCTGAGGGGCAACTGCGTGTACTTCACCGACGACGGGCCGTGGTCGCACGAGCGGTGCCACGAGGTGGCCCCGGACGTGGGCGTGCTGGACCTCGCCGACGGGAGCTaccggccgccgcgcggcgcggcgcgggaccTGATCTGGAAGTGGCCGCCCCCGGTGTGGGTGTTCCCTTCGCTCGCCGACTGA